A stretch of DNA from Chitinophagales bacterium:
TTTTACTTACAGTACGGAGACAGGAAGGTATCATTAAACCGGACGCCGGATATGGAGGCCGGTTATGCAAGTTCTGCTTTGGTGTGGAATTACCCCTCGCTTTTCCTGTGGCGCAAGTTTGACATACGCAAGGCTGAGGACAGGGACTGTCTTCACTTCCTTCTGAACCTTCCGGTAGGATATAAGATTTACAATGTAGATGATGCAGGGGTGGAGACGGAGGTTTTCAAAAGGAAGTATACTCTTGGCAGGCTTCAAGAGTATATGTGCCGCCTATACTTCTTTTGGGAAAACAATTACTCAGCTTGTTGCGGGCGTCATAGGTTTTGCCCAGCTTTTCGCTGGACAGGTTGATTTCGGAAAACAGCCCGCGGAAGGTGCTTTCAAACGACTCTTCTTCGATGAATTTAAATCCTTTTTCGAGGGTTTGCAGCAGGTCGGGGTGTTGGGTGCGTGCCATCTCGGCAATGTTGCTCCACAGGTATTCGGGTTTGATGACATAGTGCACTTTGCGGCGCATGTGGGCTTCGAAGTCCTCAATGTCGCCGGGGTTTTGTTCGTACCACACGGCCAGGGGCGAACGGCGGTCGCCTTCGGGCAGCGTGGGGCAGTCGTTGCCCAGCTCCCGCAGGGCTGCCTGCTCGTAGTTGTCGCTGAGGTATCGCAAAAAGAGGAACGAAAGCATATAATCGCGGAAGTCGTCGGCGTTCATCGATCCGCGCAGCTCATCGGCTATCTTCCACAGAGTTTTGCCCAGTAGCTGTTGTTGTTCGACGGTCATAGGTAAAATAATGATTTAAGTTATCTAAAGCAATTTTGATAAAAGTACGATTGGCAAACTTTGTTCTTTTTCGTTCACTCCACTTTTCAAGTTCCTTCGAAATTTCTTCTTCTTTTGTTATGCCCTTTTGTGAAGCGATATAATCGACAGTTGAAAGTAACTCTAAGCCAAAAGGGGAATAAAATCCTGACAAAAATTTTTTTGTTTTTAAAACAATTTCTTTGTAACGGGTATTTTCAGGCAACCGTAAAAAGTCCTCTACTTCTTTTTCTGCTTCCATAATCAAGTTTAACTCCTCAAAAGGTTTTTTGTCCTTGGAGCTATATCCCATCAGGTAGCTGCCATTGAGGTAGTAAAGCACATGCCTTACCTTGCCTGAATAAGGACCGTAAAAATTGGGCTTAAACTCCAGTTTGAAAACATCTTTTGCGCCAAAACGTTGAAGGAAATACACCACTTTTTCTGCGGCGAACTCAGAAACAAACTCTCCATTACGTACCAGCTCATAAAGTACGGAGAGCATCATGGCACGTGCGGGAGTAAGTTTAACACGTTCCTTTTTTAAGGATTCTTTGATGGCAGAAGTGGGTTCATAAATATAAATATCACAATCCAAATCTTTTAGTTTATTCTCGATAATGATTTTTACTTTTGACCAGTCCAAACCACCGTTGCCCGCCCCTAACGGAGGTAAGGCAATGGACCGGATATTTTTCTCCTTTATGACCTTGATAAGCGCGTCTAATCCTTTTTCAATGTAGTCATATTCTGAAGGGTAACGCCAATGAGTTTTAGTGGGAAAGTTGATAATAATTTTTTTATCTGATAGAAGGGATTCTTCTTCGGTTACCAGCAATTGACCAATTTTAAGTTCCTTATTTCGACAAGCATTTACATAAATTTTGTAATTGTTGGGGAACTGCTTTTTAAATTGCAGGGCAATGCCTTTGCCCATTACACCAACGGTGTTGACGGTGTTTACCAGGGCTTGAGCCGGACTGTCCAATATGTTTCCGGTCAAATACTTTATCATGGTTCAAAAATAAGAGTTTTTTGAAATATGTATTTGTTTTGCCATAACGCCAAATTTTAAGAGAGCATTTTGGGCGTTTTGATTATAAACGATAAATCCTAAGATTGCCTCGAAAGGCAAATCGCCCTGAATTAAGAACTCTGCCTGCTTGCGTCTTTTTAAGTCAAGATCTTCGGTGTTGTGCCAATCTTTTTCTTTTACTGCTTTGAAATCTACTTGATTTTCAATTTTATTGATGTCTTCAGGTCCAAACCGGGATGAAAATTTATCAACCGCAT
This window harbors:
- a CDS encoding Appr-1-p processing protein, yielding MIKYLTGNILDSPAQALVNTVNTVGVMGKGIALQFKKQFPNNYKIYVNACRNKELKIGQLLVTEEESLLSDKKIIINFPTKTHWRYPSEYDYIEKGLDALIKVIKEKNIRSIALPPLGAGNGGLDWSKVKIIIENKLKDLDCDIYIYEPTSAIKESLKKERVKLTPARAMMLSVLYELVRNGEFVSEFAAEKVVYFLQRFGAKDVFKLEFKPNFYGPYSGKVRHVLYYLNGSYLMGYSSKDKKPFEELNLIMEAEKEVEDFLRLPENTRYKEIVLKTKKFLSGFYSPFGLELLSTVDYIASQKGITKEEEISKELEKWSERKRTKFANRTFIKIALDNLNHYFTYDRRTTTATGQNSVEDSR